The proteins below come from a single Serratia ficaria genomic window:
- a CDS encoding MFS transporter encodes MSQNPARISEIIDRAKISPYQILILSLCFLIVLLDGFDTAVIGYIAPALREEWDLQPAQLSPAFGAGLFGLLLGSLIFGPVADAIGRKRVLLASILIFGGGTLACAYTDSIASLTLLRLITGIGLGGAMPTCITLSSEYSPARRRMLMVTLSWSGFTAGLALGGILAGQIIPAFGWRGVLMAGGIVPLLLLPLLAWQMPESARFMTSHPKYADSLRRVVGRITGKSWAGVTIVDDERSERARSPISHLFTEGRALRTLLLWLAFFCSLFVFYLLTSWLPSILKDAGYDIAHASRIGAMVPLGGTLGAILMALLMDRVGPYKVLALSYLGAALVVGATGYLMGDVYTLAAAVFLIGFGVAGAQNGLNLVSTTLYPTAARVTGVSWAMANGRFGSIVGAMLGAWMISAAGSAEVFFIWLALPVLVGSAAIFLLYRLSRSRQAPDPGENNGPRRHQGRLGRQ; translated from the coding sequence ATGAGCCAAAACCCCGCTCGTATCAGTGAGATCATCGACCGCGCGAAGATATCTCCCTACCAGATCCTGATCCTCAGCCTGTGTTTCCTGATCGTCCTGCTGGACGGTTTTGATACCGCCGTCATCGGTTATATCGCCCCCGCCCTGCGTGAAGAATGGGACCTGCAGCCCGCACAGCTGTCGCCCGCCTTCGGCGCGGGCTTGTTCGGCCTGCTGCTCGGCAGTTTGATCTTCGGCCCGGTCGCCGATGCCATCGGCCGCAAGCGCGTGTTGCTCGCCTCGATACTGATTTTTGGCGGCGGCACCCTGGCCTGCGCCTATACGGATTCGATCGCGTCGCTGACCCTGCTGCGTTTGATCACCGGCATCGGCCTGGGGGGCGCCATGCCCACCTGCATCACCCTCAGTTCAGAGTACTCGCCGGCCCGCCGACGGATGCTGATGGTCACCCTGAGCTGGAGCGGCTTTACCGCAGGGCTGGCCCTGGGCGGCATTCTTGCCGGGCAGATCATTCCCGCCTTCGGCTGGCGCGGCGTGCTGATGGCCGGCGGCATCGTCCCCCTGCTGCTGCTGCCGTTGCTGGCCTGGCAAATGCCCGAGTCGGCGCGCTTTATGACGTCCCACCCCAAATACGCCGACAGCCTGCGCCGGGTGGTCGGGCGCATCACCGGCAAAAGCTGGGCGGGGGTGACGATTGTCGATGACGAACGTTCCGAGCGGGCCAGGTCGCCGATTTCGCACCTGTTCACCGAAGGCCGCGCGCTGCGCACCCTGCTGCTGTGGCTGGCCTTCTTCTGTTCGCTGTTCGTGTTCTACCTGCTCACCAGCTGGCTGCCGAGCATTCTCAAGGACGCCGGTTACGATATCGCGCACGCATCGCGCATTGGGGCGATGGTGCCCCTGGGCGGCACCCTCGGCGCCATCCTCATGGCGCTGTTGATGGATAGGGTCGGACCTTACAAAGTGCTGGCGCTGTCCTATTTGGGCGCCGCGCTGGTGGTTGGCGCCACCGGTTACCTGATGGGCGACGTCTATACGCTGGCCGCCGCCGTCTTTCTTATCGGTTTCGGCGTGGCGGGCGCGCAAAACGGCCTGAACCTGGTTTCGACCACCCTCTACCCCACCGCCGCCCGCGTCACCGGGGTGAGCTGGGCCATGGCGAATGGCCGCTTCGGCTCCATCGTCGGCGCGATGCTCGGCGCCTGGATGATTAGCGCGGCGGGCAGCGCCGAGGTGTTCTTCATCTGGCTGGCGCTGCCGGTATTGGTGGGTTCCGCCGCCATCTTCCTGCTCTACCGGCTCAGCCGAAGCCGTCAGGCGCCTGACCCCGGGGAAAATAACGGGCCGAGACGCCATCAAGGACGTCTCGGCCGGCAATAA
- the fbaA gene encoding class II fructose-bisphosphate aldolase: protein MSKIFDFVKPGVITGDDVQKVFAVAKENNFALPAVNCVGTDSINAVLETAAKVRAPVIVQFSNGGAAFIAGKGVKTDVPQGAAILGAISGAHHVHQMAEHYGVPVILHTDHCAKKLLPWLDGLLDAGEKHFAATGKPLFSSHMIDLSEESLEENIEICSKYLTRMAKIGMTLEIELGCTGGEEDGVDNSHMDASALYTQPEDVAYAYEKLHAISPRFTIAASFGNVHGVYKPGNVKLTPTILRDSQDYVSKKYNLPHNSLDFVFHGGSGSTDAEIKESVGYGVIKMNIDTDTQWATWDGILQYYKANEAYLQGQLGNPKGADQPNKKYYDPRVWLRAAQTSMVTRLEQAFKDLNAVDVL from the coding sequence ATGTCTAAAATTTTTGATTTCGTAAAACCGGGTGTCATCACGGGTGATGACGTTCAGAAAGTATTCGCAGTAGCTAAAGAGAACAACTTTGCGCTGCCGGCAGTAAACTGCGTAGGCACCGACTCCATCAACGCCGTGCTGGAAACAGCGGCGAAGGTGCGTGCTCCGGTGATCGTACAGTTCTCTAACGGCGGCGCGGCGTTTATCGCCGGCAAAGGCGTGAAGACTGACGTTCCGCAGGGCGCAGCGATTCTGGGCGCCATCTCCGGTGCACACCATGTTCACCAGATGGCTGAGCATTACGGCGTGCCGGTTATTCTGCACACCGACCACTGCGCGAAGAAACTGCTGCCATGGCTGGACGGCCTGCTGGACGCCGGCGAGAAACATTTCGCCGCCACCGGCAAACCGCTGTTCTCTTCCCACATGATCGACCTGTCCGAAGAGTCTCTGGAAGAAAACATCGAGATCTGCAGCAAGTATCTGACCCGTATGGCTAAGATCGGCATGACGCTGGAAATCGAACTGGGCTGCACCGGCGGTGAAGAAGATGGCGTAGACAACAGCCATATGGACGCATCCGCGCTGTACACCCAGCCGGAAGACGTGGCTTACGCCTACGAAAAACTGCACGCCATCAGCCCGCGCTTCACTATTGCGGCTTCATTCGGTAACGTGCACGGCGTGTACAAACCGGGCAACGTCAAGCTGACCCCGACCATCCTGCGTGATTCTCAGGACTACGTGTCCAAGAAATACAACCTGCCGCACAACAGCCTGGACTTCGTGTTCCACGGCGGCTCCGGCTCTACCGACGCAGAGATCAAAGAGTCCGTAGGCTACGGCGTGATCAAGATGAACATCGACACCGACACCCAATGGGCGACCTGGGACGGCATCCTGCAGTACTACAAAGCGAACGAAGCTTACCTGCAGGGCCAGCTGGGCAACCCGAAAGGCGCCGATCAGCCGAACAAGAAATACTACGATCCACGCGTATGGCTGCGCGCCGCGCAGACCAGCATGGTGACCCGTCTGGAACAGGCCTTCAAAGATCTGAACGCGGTAGACGTTCTGTAA
- the argO gene encoding arginine exporter ArgO yields the protein MLAVFLQGFALSAAMILPLGPQNVFVMNQGIRRQYHLMIAALCALSDILLICAGIFGGSALLTRSPLLLAVVTWGGVAFLLWYGWGAFRTALSPQPALAVAQELAQSRWRIVVTMLAVTWLNPHVYLDTFVVLGSLGGQLTADVRSWFALGAVSASAVWFFGLALLASWLAPWLNTRLAQRIINGLVGLVMWGIALQLAWQGASL from the coding sequence ATGCTAGCCGTCTTCTTGCAGGGCTTTGCCCTCAGCGCCGCAATGATCCTGCCGCTGGGGCCCCAGAACGTTTTCGTGATGAACCAGGGCATCCGCCGTCAGTACCATCTGATGATTGCCGCGCTGTGCGCGCTGAGCGATATCCTGCTGATCTGCGCCGGCATCTTTGGCGGCAGCGCGCTGCTGACCCGCTCACCGCTGCTGCTGGCCGTGGTGACCTGGGGCGGCGTGGCGTTTCTGCTGTGGTACGGCTGGGGGGCGTTTCGCACCGCCCTCAGCCCGCAGCCGGCGCTGGCGGTCGCGCAAGAGCTGGCGCAGAGCCGCTGGCGCATCGTGGTCACCATGCTGGCGGTCACCTGGCTGAACCCGCACGTTTATCTGGACACCTTCGTGGTGTTGGGCAGCTTGGGCGGCCAGCTGACGGCGGACGTGCGCTCCTGGTTCGCCCTGGGCGCGGTCAGCGCCTCGGCGGTGTGGTTCTTCGGGCTGGCGCTGCTGGCCTCCTGGCTGGCGCCCTGGCTGAATACCCGGCTGGCGCAGCGCATCATCAATGGCCTGGTGGGGCTGGTGATGTGGGGCATCGCGTTGCAATTGGCCTGGCAGGGGGCAAGTTTATAA
- a CDS encoding DUF1345 domain-containing protein has product MHIRSSLRHYWQVRPRLLFSVSAGGLCFLLLPAQFSLLQRLMIGWNLLAWLYLLFLWRLMLVSTPKHIRQIARAQDESASTVLALVSIGCLVSILAILFELSSAKQASDSLKTLHLALTGATLAVSWLLLPTAFTMHYAHQFYRQGAQRDPLPLLFPGNLAEPTYLDFAYFSFTIAVASQTADVAVGAAEVRKITLLQSVISFVFNMVILGLSINVGASLLG; this is encoded by the coding sequence ATGCATATTCGCTCCTCACTCCGGCATTATTGGCAGGTCCGGCCCAGGCTGCTGTTCTCGGTCAGTGCCGGGGGGCTGTGCTTTTTACTGCTGCCCGCCCAGTTTTCGCTGCTGCAGCGGCTGATGATCGGCTGGAACCTGTTGGCCTGGCTGTACCTGCTGTTTCTTTGGCGGCTGATGCTGGTGAGCACGCCCAAACATATCCGCCAAATCGCCCGCGCGCAGGACGAGAGCGCCAGCACGGTGCTGGCGCTGGTCAGCATCGGCTGTCTGGTGAGCATTCTGGCCATTCTGTTTGAGCTGAGCAGCGCCAAACAGGCCAGCGACTCGTTGAAGACCCTGCATCTGGCGCTGACCGGCGCCACGCTGGCGGTGTCCTGGTTGCTGTTGCCGACCGCCTTCACCATGCATTACGCCCACCAGTTCTACCGCCAGGGCGCGCAGCGGGATCCGCTGCCGCTGCTGTTTCCCGGCAACCTGGCCGAACCGACCTATCTGGATTTCGCTTACTTCTCGTTCACCATCGCGGTGGCGTCGCAAACCGCCGACGTGGCGGTCGGCGCGGCCGAGGTGCGCAAGATTACCCTGCTGCAGTCGGTTATCTCTTTCGTGTTCAACATGGTGATCCTCGGCTTGTCGATCAACGTCGGCGCCAGCCTGCTGGGCTGA
- the mscS gene encoding small-conductance mechanosensitive channel MscS has protein sequence MKDLNVVDGINGAGNWLVKNQDLLIQYAVNIVAAIVILIIGSIVARLVGNALNRVMKLRGIDATVADFLSAIVRYGVLAFTFIAVLGRVGVQTTSVIAVLGAAGLAVGLALQGSLSNFAAGVLLVIFRPLRVGEYVDLGGVAGTVDQVQIFSTTLRTVDNKTIVVPNGKIIAGNIINYSREPNRRVDIVVGVAYNADIDVVKKVLGDVIAADKRIMHAKGVTVRLNEMAPSSLNFVTRSWTTNAEYWNVYFDLMENFKRALDANNIGIPFPQMDVHLYRTEDASAKAE, from the coding sequence ATGAAAGATTTGAATGTAGTAGACGGCATCAACGGCGCCGGCAACTGGCTGGTGAAGAATCAGGATCTGTTGATCCAGTACGCGGTGAACATCGTCGCCGCCATCGTTATCCTGATCATCGGTTCGATCGTCGCCCGCCTGGTCGGCAATGCGCTGAACCGCGTGATGAAGCTGCGCGGCATCGACGCCACGGTAGCGGACTTCCTGTCGGCGATCGTGCGTTACGGCGTGCTGGCGTTCACCTTTATCGCGGTGCTGGGGCGCGTCGGCGTGCAGACCACCTCGGTGATCGCCGTACTGGGCGCCGCCGGTTTGGCCGTTGGCCTGGCGCTGCAGGGCTCGCTGTCCAACTTTGCCGCCGGCGTGCTGCTGGTGATCTTCCGCCCGCTGCGCGTGGGTGAGTATGTCGATCTGGGCGGCGTGGCCGGTACCGTCGATCAGGTGCAGATTTTCTCCACCACCCTGCGCACCGTCGACAACAAAACCATCGTGGTGCCGAACGGCAAAATTATCGCCGGCAACATCATCAACTACTCCCGCGAGCCGAACCGCCGTGTGGATATCGTGGTAGGCGTGGCCTACAACGCCGATATCGACGTGGTGAAAAAGGTGCTGGGCGATGTGATCGCCGCCGACAAGCGCATCATGCACGCCAAAGGCGTGACCGTACGCCTGAACGAAATGGCGCCGTCCTCGCTGAACTTCGTTACCCGTTCCTGGACCACCAACGCGGAATACTGGAACGTGTACTTCGATCTGATGGAGAACTTCAAGCGCGCGCTGGATGCCAACAATATCGGCATTCCGTTCCCGCAGATGGACGTTCACCTGTATCGTACCGAAGACGCATCCGCCAAGGCGGAATAA